In a genomic window of Nodosilinea sp. E11:
- a CDS encoding EamA family transporter: MIAAMASTQLGSTLAKSLFSQVGPLGMVLLRVGLSAIVLVAWCRPRWRGHRPSDYRLLIAFGLSLAVMNALFYCAIARIPIGVAVALEFSGPLTVALLHSRRWIDGLWVALAAVGIVLLSPLNTPSLDTWGVVFALLAGVAWGSYIVLSARMGQAFRGGEGLALSMAVGALLLLPVGILAEGRSLLSPTILLLGLGVAMLASTLPYSLEMTALRRMPVNVFGVLMSLEPAIAAVISFLWLGETLTLAMVAAIGLVMVAAAGVSLFQPAAKVV, translated from the coding sequence ACTCAGCTGGGGTCAACCCTGGCTAAAAGCCTATTTAGTCAGGTGGGGCCGTTGGGCATGGTGCTGCTGCGGGTGGGGCTGTCGGCAATAGTGCTGGTGGCCTGGTGCCGCCCTCGCTGGCGGGGCCACCGCCCTTCAGACTATCGGCTGCTAATCGCTTTTGGGCTATCGCTGGCGGTGATGAACGCGCTATTTTACTGCGCGATCGCCCGCATTCCGATTGGCGTGGCCGTGGCGCTGGAGTTTTCGGGGCCGCTGACCGTGGCACTGCTGCACTCGCGCCGCTGGATCGACGGCCTGTGGGTAGCCCTGGCGGCAGTGGGCATTGTGCTGCTGTCGCCCCTCAACACGCCATCGTTAGACACGTGGGGAGTTGTATTTGCGCTGCTGGCTGGGGTGGCCTGGGGCAGCTATATTGTGCTGTCGGCCCGCATGGGTCAAGCCTTTCGCGGCGGGGAGGGGCTGGCGCTCTCCATGGCGGTGGGGGCACTGCTGCTGCTGCCAGTGGGGATACTGGCTGAGGGGCGATCGCTGCTGTCGCCGACCATTCTGCTGCTGGGTTTAGGGGTGGCCATGCTGGCCTCCACCCTGCCCTATTCTCTAGAGATGACGGCCCTGCGACGCATGCCGGTGAACGTGTTTGGGGTGCTGATGAGTTTGGAGCCTGCGATCGCGGCGGTGATTAGCTTTCTATGGCTGGGCGAAACCTTAACGCTAGCGATGGTTGCAGCCATTGGTCTGGTGATGGTGGCAGCAGCAGGAGTGTCGCTGTTCCAGCCTGCGGCCAAGGTGGTCTAA
- a CDS encoding TPM domain-containing protein, producing MATAQPGFASAAATSLLSQAQTGYPQRQASFINDYGKVLTPADADRLRDDLEQLKASTGIEAVVVTVPSTEGYGAGDRSFEAFATSLFNTWGIGDAQRHDGVLVLFSQGDRAVRIELGRGYSRAYDAPMQTIIDEYMVPRFRNGDYSDGLYAGTQAIIRQLTGPPPTEVDTSPLSGLNPVGSGAVALVLGGGTLMAIQQTHNFLRPKCKQCAVRMQPLSKDAVKAHLNAGQTKELELGSVNHEVLECPQCHQSLKRQFPTWSSFSPCPSCRYRTLKVVKQTTLVPATYQSSGEAVVDRSCHYCSHTDQEKVILPRLERHDSSSSSYGSSSGGGSSSGGGSSSGGGASGKW from the coding sequence ATGGCTACCGCCCAGCCTGGGTTCGCCTCGGCTGCCGCTACATCCCTGCTGTCCCAGGCTCAGACGGGCTACCCCCAGCGCCAAGCCAGCTTTATTAACGACTACGGCAAGGTCTTGACACCGGCCGATGCCGATCGCCTGCGCGACGATCTAGAACAGCTCAAGGCATCGACTGGCATTGAGGCCGTCGTGGTCACCGTGCCTTCGACCGAGGGCTATGGCGCGGGCGATCGCAGCTTTGAGGCGTTTGCGACCAGTCTGTTCAACACCTGGGGCATTGGCGATGCTCAGCGCCACGACGGGGTGCTGGTGCTATTTTCCCAGGGCGATCGCGCCGTGCGAATTGAGTTAGGTCGGGGCTACAGTCGCGCCTATGATGCCCCCATGCAAACCATCATTGACGAATACATGGTGCCCCGCTTTCGCAATGGGGACTACAGCGATGGGCTCTACGCCGGTACCCAGGCCATCATTCGTCAACTCACCGGCCCACCGCCCACTGAGGTAGACACGTCGCCACTCTCGGGGCTAAACCCCGTTGGCAGCGGTGCTGTGGCCCTAGTTCTTGGTGGGGGAACCTTGATGGCCATCCAGCAGACGCACAACTTTTTGCGCCCCAAATGCAAACAGTGCGCAGTGCGCATGCAGCCCTTGAGTAAAGACGCCGTCAAAGCCCACCTCAACGCCGGGCAAACCAAAGAACTGGAGCTGGGTTCTGTCAACCACGAGGTTCTAGAGTGCCCCCAGTGCCATCAGTCTCTCAAGCGCCAATTTCCTACCTGGAGCTCCTTTAGCCCTTGCCCCAGCTGCCGCTATCGGACGCTAAAAGTGGTGAAGCAAACAACACTGGTTCCAGCAACCTACCAGTCCTCGGGGGAAGCCGTGGTCGATCGCAGCTGTCACTACTGTAGTCACACCGATCAAGAAAAGGTGATTCTACCAAGGCTAGAGCGCCATGATTCCAGTTCCTCAAGTTACGGGTCGTCGTCGGGAGGTGGGTCGTCGTCAGGAGGTGGGTCGTCGTCGGGAGGCGGGGCCAGCGGCAAATGGTAG
- a CDS encoding serine/threonine-protein kinase, translated as MSLCINPNCRQPNHPDNGGSATCAACGSSLVLQGHYRVMRLISSNSGFGRVYEAYDRNVPKILKVLKESYNTNDKVVELFRREAQVLSQLNHPGVPRVEAEGYFLYHPADRSEPLHCLVMEKIDGPNLKQWMVQQGNHPISEKQAMLWLAQLIDVLSLVHQHNYFHRDIKPENIMLRPSGQLVLVDFGAAREMTQTYMANLGDSGITTVSSAGYTPPEQEQGQAVPQSDFYALGRTLIYLMTAKLPNDSAIYNSRTNAFMWRSSAPHISAPLADLIDDLIAPAAANRPQTTEVILERLAQVRSRQVSGLPRLATSSTLWAETTLNPNTTHTQAEPSHSFFPPWLDQRPWLLAGLTGLALAIPLSWYALSKGYSPFAPGQPGITNPSVEKLTVSPGAVLTGHSNDIYDLLLLRDGKTLISASADSTVRIWDLEASSLLHTLAHTNVVQSLVTTIDQTTLISTGDDRVIRFWSLPDGIPLGQINNAHGTPIRALEVSRNGRVLVSADSEGAIKLWPLTDSTGTLNLLGMEMAGASHTLQANGTINDLLFTRDNTVLISGGASLQLWPLADLKATDGGSEIVPITLEGHTSFVNRIDITDDDQTLISASADQNVLLWDMTSNAQTAALKGHQSYVNTLRVEGPRLWSADADKTIFVWDLQQKIPLQRITGFETDIWRFTVQPNGQIVTIGGTQPVIRLWRLNQPPER; from the coding sequence ATGAGTCTTTGTATTAACCCAAACTGCCGCCAGCCTAACCATCCCGATAACGGAGGTAGCGCTACCTGCGCCGCCTGCGGGTCTTCCCTGGTACTTCAGGGGCACTACCGCGTCATGCGCCTGATCAGCAGCAACAGCGGCTTTGGTCGGGTGTACGAAGCCTACGATCGCAACGTGCCCAAAATTCTCAAGGTGCTCAAAGAGAGCTACAACACCAACGACAAAGTCGTTGAGCTCTTTCGCCGCGAGGCTCAGGTGCTGAGCCAGCTCAACCATCCCGGCGTGCCCCGAGTCGAAGCCGAAGGCTATTTTCTCTACCACCCCGCCGACCGTAGCGAGCCGCTGCACTGCCTGGTTATGGAGAAAATCGATGGCCCCAACCTCAAGCAGTGGATGGTGCAGCAGGGCAACCACCCAATCAGTGAAAAACAGGCCATGCTCTGGCTGGCCCAGCTGATCGACGTGCTCAGTCTGGTGCACCAGCACAACTATTTTCACCGCGACATCAAGCCCGAAAACATTATGCTGCGCCCCTCAGGACAGCTGGTGCTAGTCGATTTTGGGGCCGCCCGCGAGATGACCCAAACCTATATGGCCAACCTGGGTGACAGCGGCATCACCACCGTGAGTTCGGCGGGCTATACACCGCCTGAGCAAGAACAGGGCCAGGCCGTGCCCCAGTCTGACTTTTATGCCCTGGGCCGCACGCTGATTTATTTAATGACGGCTAAGCTGCCCAACGACTCGGCCATCTACAACTCGCGCACTAATGCCTTTATGTGGCGGTCTTCGGCCCCCCACATTTCTGCTCCCCTGGCTGATTTAATCGACGACCTGATTGCCCCCGCCGCCGCTAACCGGCCCCAGACCACGGAGGTGATTTTAGAACGGCTGGCCCAGGTGCGATCGCGTCAAGTGTCTGGCCTGCCTCGCTTAGCCACTAGCTCGACCCTCTGGGCTGAAACCACGCTCAACCCCAATACAACCCATACCCAAGCTGAGCCCTCCCACAGTTTTTTCCCTCCCTGGCTCGACCAACGCCCCTGGCTGCTGGCCGGGTTGACCGGTCTGGCCTTGGCCATACCCCTCAGCTGGTATGCCCTGAGCAAAGGGTATAGCCCCTTTGCCCCTGGCCAACCTGGGATAACAAACCCATCTGTGGAAAAATTGACCGTCAGCCCTGGGGCGGTGCTCACTGGCCATAGCAACGACATCTACGATCTGCTCCTACTGCGCGACGGCAAAACCCTGATATCGGCCAGTGCCGATAGCACAGTGCGCATTTGGGATTTAGAGGCGAGCAGCCTGCTGCATACCCTGGCCCACACCAATGTGGTGCAGTCCCTTGTCACCACCATCGACCAAACCACCTTAATCAGCACTGGCGACGATCGGGTGATTCGCTTTTGGTCACTGCCCGATGGCATTCCCCTAGGCCAGATCAACAATGCCCACGGCACCCCGATTCGCGCCCTGGAGGTCAGCCGCAATGGTCGAGTCTTAGTCAGTGCAGATAGCGAAGGGGCGATCAAATTGTGGCCCTTGACCGATAGCACCGGTACCCTCAACCTCTTGGGCATGGAGATGGCTGGGGCTAGCCATACTCTCCAGGCCAACGGCACGATTAACGACCTATTGTTTACCCGCGACAACACCGTTCTGATCAGCGGTGGGGCCAGTCTTCAGCTATGGCCCCTAGCCGATCTGAAGGCTACCGATGGAGGGAGTGAGATCGTACCGATTACCCTGGAAGGGCATACCAGTTTTGTCAACCGCATCGACATCACCGACGACGATCAGACATTAATTAGTGCTTCAGCCGATCAGAACGTGCTGCTTTGGGATATGACCAGCAACGCCCAGACCGCAGCCTTGAAAGGTCATCAGAGCTACGTCAACACCCTACGCGTAGAGGGGCCTCGGCTGTGGAGTGCTGACGCTGACAAAACTATTTTTGTGTGGGATCTCCAGCAGAAGATTCCCCTTCAACGGATCACAGGTTTTGAAACCGATATTTGGCGGTTTACCGTGCAGCCCAATGGTCAAATCGTCACGATCGGTGGCACTCAACCGGTGATTCGGCTCTGGCGCTTAAATCAACCGCCAGAACGCTAG
- a CDS encoding cyanophycinase, which translates to MSPVKHNAILAIGGAEDKVHGKEILHTFFERSGGTAARIGIIPCASRDPVAISGRYQQIFADMGAPETVVMDIRDRAQGEDPSWKTLVEPCTGVFITGGDQVRLCGLLADTPLIDVIRQRAQLGEITLAGTSAGAAVMGHHMIAGGGSGESPNRSLVDMAIGLGFVPEVIVDQHFHNRNRMARLMSAMAMQPNRLGLGIDEDTCALFEGDGSFQVIGKGVIAVVDPGDMTHTNEPDITAADPLSIHGLRLHLLAHGDRFDIHHRKVLATAKS; encoded by the coding sequence ATGTCTCCCGTTAAGCACAATGCTATTCTCGCCATTGGCGGCGCAGAAGATAAAGTCCACGGTAAAGAAATTCTGCACACCTTTTTTGAGCGCTCGGGGGGGACGGCAGCCCGCATTGGCATTATTCCCTGCGCGTCGCGCGATCCGGTGGCGATTTCGGGTCGCTACCAGCAAATTTTTGCTGACATGGGTGCCCCCGAGACGGTGGTGATGGATATTCGCGATCGCGCCCAGGGCGAAGATCCCAGTTGGAAAACCTTAGTAGAGCCCTGTACAGGGGTGTTTATCACTGGCGGCGACCAGGTGCGGCTGTGCGGTCTGCTGGCCGACACTCCCCTGATCGATGTCATTCGTCAACGGGCGCAACTGGGCGAGATTACCCTAGCGGGCACTAGCGCCGGGGCGGCTGTCATGGGCCATCACATGATCGCTGGGGGCGGCAGCGGCGAGTCGCCCAACCGCTCTTTGGTAGATATGGCCATTGGCCTGGGCTTTGTGCCCGAGGTGATTGTCGATCAGCACTTCCACAACCGCAACCGCATGGCGCGGCTGATGAGCGCCATGGCCATGCAGCCTAACCGTCTGGGCCTGGGCATAGACGAAGACACCTGTGCCCTGTTTGAGGGCGACGGTAGCTTTCAGGTGATCGGCAAAGGGGTAATTGCGGTGGTTGACCCCGGCGATATGACCCACACCAATGAGCCCGACATCACCGCTGCCGACCCGCTCAGCATCCACGGGTTGCGGCTACACCTGCTGGCCCACGGCGATCGCTTCGATATCCACCACCGCAAAGTCTTGGCGACAGCCAAGAGCTAG
- the trmD gene encoding tRNA (guanosine(37)-N1)-methyltransferase TrmD — MTTGIHGASHLRVDVVSLFPDFFQSPLESGLIGKALARQIAEIHLTNPRDFTTDKHRRVDDEPYGGGVGMLMKPDPIFAAVESLPVLPRREVILLTPQGETMTQGLFKELASCNQLVLICGHYEGVDERVSHLLTREVSLGDFVLTCGEIPALTLINGVVRLLPGTVGKTDSLRYESFETPLLDYPQYTRPADFRGWEVPEVLRSGNHEAIAQWRRQQQVERTRQRRPDLYERWVGESGDVGE, encoded by the coding sequence ATGACAACTGGCATCCACGGGGCTTCCCATCTGAGAGTAGATGTTGTCAGCCTGTTCCCAGACTTTTTTCAATCTCCCCTAGAGTCAGGGTTGATTGGTAAAGCCCTGGCGCGCCAAATTGCAGAAATTCATCTTACCAATCCACGGGACTTTACAACGGATAAGCACCGCCGGGTCGATGACGAACCCTACGGTGGCGGGGTCGGTATGTTAATGAAACCTGACCCGATCTTTGCTGCGGTCGAATCGTTGCCGGTACTGCCCCGGCGCGAAGTCATTCTCCTCACCCCCCAAGGAGAAACCATGACTCAGGGTTTATTTAAGGAACTGGCGAGCTGCAATCAGCTGGTGCTGATCTGCGGCCATTACGAAGGGGTAGACGAGCGGGTCAGCCATTTACTCACTCGAGAAGTGTCCCTAGGCGACTTTGTGCTCACCTGCGGCGAAATTCCGGCGCTGACGCTGATTAACGGCGTGGTGCGGCTGCTGCCCGGCACCGTGGGCAAAACCGACTCCCTGCGCTACGAGAGCTTTGAAACGCCGCTGCTCGATTACCCCCAATACACCCGCCCCGCCGACTTTCGCGGCTGGGAAGTACCCGAGGTGCTGCGATCGGGCAACCACGAGGCGATCGCCCAGTGGCGGCGGCAACAGCAGGTCGAGCGCACGCGCCAGCGGCGGCCCGATCTCTACGAGCGATGGGTGGGGGAATCTGGGGACGTGGGTGAGTAG
- the ispF gene encoding 2-C-methyl-D-erythritol 2,4-cyclodiphosphate synthase, producing MTGIRIGNGYDIHRLVEGRSLILGGVTIPHHLGLDGHSDADVLTHAIMDALLGALSLGDIGLYFPPGDPQWAGADSLKLLAQVSAMVGERGWQVSNLDTVIVAEQPKLKPHIEAMRSHLANTLGLAPDQVGVKATTNETLGPVGRQEGIAAYAVALLTQGN from the coding sequence ATGACAGGCATTCGAATCGGCAATGGCTACGATATTCATCGGCTGGTGGAGGGGCGATCGCTAATTCTCGGCGGCGTCACCATTCCCCACCACCTGGGGCTCGATGGCCACAGCGATGCCGATGTGCTTACCCACGCCATTATGGATGCCCTGTTGGGAGCACTGAGCTTAGGTGATATTGGCCTCTATTTTCCGCCGGGCGATCCCCAGTGGGCGGGGGCCGACAGCCTCAAACTACTGGCCCAGGTGAGTGCCATGGTGGGAGAGCGAGGCTGGCAGGTTAGCAACCTGGATACCGTCATAGTGGCCGAGCAACCCAAGCTAAAACCCCACATTGAAGCGATGCGATCGCACTTAGCCAACACCCTGGGGCTGGCTCCCGACCAGGTAGGGGTTAAGGCCACCACCAACGAAACCCTCGGCCCAGTAGGCCGTCAGGAGGGCATAGCGGCCTACGCCGTAGCTCTGTTGACCCAAGGCAATTAG
- a CDS encoding sugar ABC transporter permease: MTATSRKTSHHLWPLGITIPQRVIPYLFLLPALAALGISVFWPALRAFYLSFTTFGVDLTAAPTWVGTANLRRLMVDPIFWQTVRNTLVYLAGVVPILTFAPLGLAILVNRKLRGIHWLRVAYYSPVVVSMVVAGIAWRWLYAETGLFNQVLKSLGLTESGVPWLTSPTLALFSVMAVTVWKGLGYYMVIYLAGLQGIPQDLYEAAALDGSDGWRRHWDITLPLMRPYLVLVGVISAIAATKVFEEVYIMTQGGPRHSSKTVVYYIYEQAFQKLEISYACTLGLALFLVILALSALRLAVNNSTQPLV; the protein is encoded by the coding sequence ATGACTGCTACGTCACGCAAAACATCCCATCACCTCTGGCCTCTAGGTATCACCATTCCCCAGCGGGTGATTCCCTATCTGTTTTTGCTACCGGCTCTAGCGGCCTTGGGGATCTCGGTGTTTTGGCCGGCGCTGCGGGCCTTTTATCTGAGTTTCACTACCTTTGGGGTAGACCTGACGGCGGCCCCAACCTGGGTAGGCACTGCCAATCTGCGTCGGCTGATGGTCGATCCGATCTTTTGGCAGACAGTGCGCAATACCCTGGTGTACTTAGCGGGGGTGGTGCCCATTTTGACCTTTGCCCCGCTGGGGTTGGCAATTCTAGTCAACCGGAAGCTGCGGGGCATTCACTGGTTGCGCGTGGCCTACTACTCGCCCGTGGTGGTGTCGATGGTGGTGGCTGGCATTGCCTGGCGCTGGCTCTACGCCGAGACCGGTTTATTTAACCAGGTGCTGAAAAGTCTAGGGCTAACCGAGAGCGGCGTTCCGTGGCTGACCAGCCCAACCCTGGCACTGTTTAGCGTTATGGCGGTGACGGTGTGGAAGGGGCTGGGCTATTACATGGTGATCTACTTGGCGGGGCTTCAGGGCATTCCTCAAGACCTCTACGAGGCGGCGGCGCTCGACGGCTCCGACGGCTGGCGACGCCACTGGGATATTACCCTGCCCCTGATGCGACCCTACCTGGTTTTGGTGGGGGTGATTTCGGCGATCGCAGCGACCAAAGTCTTTGAAGAAGTCTATATCATGACCCAGGGAGGCCCGCGCCACAGCTCTAAAACCGTGGTCTACTACATCTATGAGCAGGCCTTTCAAAAGCTCGAAATTAGCTACGCCTGCACCCTTGGGCTGGCGTTATTTTTGGTGATTTTGGCGCTGTCTGCTCTGCGGCTAGCCGTCAACAACAGCACCCAACCCCTGGTCTAA
- the cobQ gene encoding cobyric acid synthase CobQ — protein sequence MRAIMVVGTASHVGKSLITTALCRILSRRGWRVAPFKGQNMALNSYVTATGGEMGYAQAVQAWAAGVPPQVEMNPILLKPQGDMTSQVILKGRAVGRTTAMQYYENFFDQGWQAIQDSLTRLGQDYDFIVCEGAGSPVEVNLKHRDLTNMRVAKHLNAPTVLVADIDRGGVFAHIIGTLELMDPDERALVKGIIINKFRGQREVLEPGLAWIKERTGIPVIGVVPWIENALPAEDSLSLLDRTPGSKKQADITIAVIRLPRISNFTDFDPLEAEPNVRVVYLSPKEKLGYPDAVIIPGTKTTIADLLILQRTGMAEEIQNYVAAGGTVMGVCGGFQMMGQFLADPEGIEGHEGRFPGLDLFPLRTVITQQKIARQRTVSSRFPQEGLPVAGYELHQGRTQLLLSEGKDEKGTQFEFLFEDRSLGVVDASQSLWGTYLHGVFDNGPWRRAWLNRLRQQRGLGSLPTGIPNYREQREAVLNELTEAVSEHLDLTPLLG from the coding sequence ATGAGAGCCATCATGGTAGTGGGAACAGCCTCCCACGTGGGCAAATCACTGATTACCACGGCCCTCTGCCGCATTCTCAGCCGTCGTGGCTGGCGGGTCGCCCCCTTCAAGGGGCAAAACATGGCCCTCAACTCCTACGTCACCGCGACCGGTGGCGAAATGGGCTACGCCCAAGCCGTCCAGGCCTGGGCGGCTGGCGTGCCTCCCCAGGTTGAAATGAACCCCATCCTGCTCAAGCCCCAGGGTGATATGACTTCCCAGGTCATTCTCAAGGGCCGAGCCGTTGGGCGCACCACCGCCATGCAGTACTACGAAAATTTCTTTGACCAGGGTTGGCAGGCCATTCAAGACAGCCTCACCCGCCTGGGCCAAGACTACGACTTTATCGTCTGTGAAGGGGCTGGTAGCCCAGTCGAGGTCAATCTCAAGCATCGTGACCTCACCAACATGCGCGTGGCAAAACATCTCAATGCTCCGACGGTGCTGGTGGCTGACATCGATCGCGGCGGTGTATTTGCCCACATCATTGGCACCCTAGAGCTGATGGATCCCGACGAGCGAGCCTTAGTAAAAGGCATCATCATCAACAAGTTTCGCGGTCAGCGCGAGGTGCTAGAGCCGGGGCTGGCGTGGATTAAAGAACGCACCGGCATCCCTGTGATTGGCGTAGTGCCATGGATTGAAAACGCCCTGCCCGCAGAAGACTCCCTCAGTCTGCTCGATCGCACCCCTGGCAGCAAAAAACAGGCCGACATCACCATCGCTGTCATTCGTCTACCGCGCATTTCCAACTTCACCGACTTTGATCCTTTAGAGGCCGAGCCCAACGTGCGGGTCGTCTATCTCAGCCCTAAAGAAAAGCTCGGCTACCCCGACGCGGTGATTATCCCCGGCACCAAGACCACCATTGCCGACCTGCTGATCTTGCAGCGCACCGGCATGGCCGAAGAAATTCAGAACTATGTGGCGGCTGGGGGCACGGTCATGGGTGTCTGCGGCGGCTTTCAGATGATGGGCCAATTTCTGGCCGATCCTGAAGGGATTGAGGGGCACGAGGGACGTTTCCCCGGCCTTGACCTGTTCCCCCTGCGCACGGTGATCACCCAGCAAAAAATTGCCCGCCAGCGCACTGTTAGCTCTCGTTTCCCCCAGGAGGGGCTGCCAGTGGCAGGCTACGAACTGCACCAGGGGCGCACCCAGCTGCTGCTCTCTGAGGGGAAAGACGAGAAGGGCACCCAGTTTGAGTTCTTGTTCGAAGACCGTAGCTTGGGGGTAGTTGATGCCAGCCAGTCGCTGTGGGGCACCTATCTGCACGGCGTCTTCGACAATGGCCCCTGGCGGCGGGCCTGGCTCAACCGCCTGCGCCAGCAGCGCGGTCTGGGGTCGCTGCCTACAGGCATTCCCAACTACCGCGAACAGCGCGAGGCGGTGCTCAACGAACTGACCGAAGCCGTAAGTGAACATTTGGATCTGACGCCACTGCTAGGGTAA
- a CDS encoding Npun_F0494 family protein: MPLAEPSPALSISYTRRSLKRAERAFRCSPFRLDLLADMRSQSISIRQVCGPAGVKSRYSRRPMAELKAENEMMWLIAVGLLRREVDGQGLTDSFRLTPMGRQVFEHLSPLNSTQYRPTLGDHLYNAWCRWMRSPSWWQG; encoded by the coding sequence ATGCCCTTAGCTGAGCCTAGCCCAGCCCTATCTATTAGCTACACGCGGCGATCGCTAAAGCGGGCCGAGCGGGCCTTTCGGTGCTCCCCCTTTCGGCTCGATCTGCTGGCCGATATGCGATCGCAGAGCATCTCCATTCGCCAGGTGTGTGGCCCAGCCGGGGTCAAAAGCCGCTATAGTCGCCGCCCTATGGCCGAGCTTAAAGCCGAAAATGAAATGATGTGGCTAATCGCCGTGGGCCTTTTACGCCGCGAAGTTGATGGGCAGGGGTTGACCGATAGCTTTCGCCTCACCCCCATGGGTCGTCAAGTCTTTGAGCATCTCTCACCGCTCAACTCGACCCAGTATCGTCCCACCCTAGGCGATCATCTCTATAATGCATGGTGCCGATGGATGCGATCGCCCAGCTGGTGGCAAGGCTAG